A stretch of DNA from Lysinibacillus sp. B2A1:
TAATTTGTGATTCTAGTAATCCCCATGTATAGGGGTGCAGCGATTGCTCATATAGTTGCCTTGTTGTAGTGGATTCTACTGTACGTCCTGCATACATCACATTTACCTTGTCACAAAGTTCCCATACAACACCTAAATCATGCGTAATCATAATAATAGCTGTATCATGCTCCTGCTGTAGCTTTTTCATCAAATCGAGAATCTGTGCCTGCACGGTTACATCTAGTGCCGTTGTTGGCTCATCTGCAATTAGCAACTTAGGATTGCATGCTAGTGCAATGGCAATCATAACCCGTTGTCTCATACCACCTGAAAATTCATGAGGATACATTTTTAGGCGTTTTTCAGGCTCTGGAATCCCTACCATTTTTAACATATCAACGGCTTTTTCATTGGCTTCTTTTTTTGATAAGCTTTCATGGGCACGAATAACCTCGATAATTTGATTGCCCACTGTAAGAACTGGGTTCAAGCTTGTAATGGGATCCTGAAAAATCATCGACATTTCATTGCCTCGCACATTGCGCATTTCCTTTTCTGAAATCCCTAGTAATTCACGACCATTAAAATGAATTTTTCCATTTGTAATTTTTCCTGGCGGAGATGGGATTAAACGCATTAATGCTGTAGCTGTAACACTTTTACCTGAGCCTGATTCCCCTACAATTCCAAGTGTTTCTTTTTTATTTAATTGTAAATTTACGCCGTTTACAGCTTTCATCGTAGAGCCGCCACTTTTAAATTCAACTGTTAAATTTTCAACATCTAGTAAACGTTCAGTCATGATGCCACCTCCTTCCCTATCAAACTTTCATTTTTGGATCTAGTGCGTCACGTAATCCATCGCCTAAAAGATTAATGCCAAGCACTGTTAGTAAAATACATATCCCTGAGAATGTTGCCATTTGAGGATTCAACACTAGAAAATCCTTACCATCCTTCAGAATACTACCCCATGAAGCAGTAGGCGGTTGTATACCTAATCCTAAAAAGCTAAGCGCTGCCTCAGAAATGATGGCCCCAGCCGTACTCATTGTGCCGTAGACAATTAACGGCGCAAGACAGTTTGGTAAAATATGACTAAAAATAATACGTGTATGTGTAGCACCTAAAGAATGAGTTACTTCAATAAACTCCTCCTCTTTTACGCTTAATACTTGACCGCGGACCAATCGTGCAAACCCCGGTATATTGGCAATACCAATGGCTACGATAACATTTACTAATCCTTGACCTAGCACTGTCATTAATGTAATAGCTAATAAAATGAATGGAAAAGCAAACAGACCATCCATTGTACGCATAATGATAGAGTCTAAACGTCCACCAAAATAGCCTGCAACTAATCCAAGTAAAGTGCCGAATACTGCCCCAAAGAGTACAGCTGCAACACCAACAATCATTGAAATGCGGGTACCATACACTAAACGACTAAACAAATCTCGACCATAGTTATCTGTACCAAGTAAATGTCCATCTGTATTCATTGGCAAAAATGATTTACCAACAGTCATTTCATTTGGTGGGTGGGTCGCGATAAGCGGAGCAAAAATGGCTACAATCGTCATTAGTGCTACAATTATCAAACCGATTGTTGCTAATTTATTTTTTAACAACTTTCGTAATAGCGTATTTTGCTTTTTATTGTCATTTACAATTGCTTGTGCCATCGTTACTTTTTCCCCCCATCCGATTCAAGATTTACTTTTGGATTTACCACTTTATATAAAACATCCACGATTAAGTTAATAAGAACAAAGATAAAGGCGATAAAAATGACTGTTCCCTGTACAACGACAAAGTCACGCTTATCAATTGCATCTACAATAAGCCGCCCCATTCCTGGCCAACTGAAAATCGTTTCAGTTAATACAGCACCACCAAGTAAATTAGAAATTTGCATGCCTAGTACAGTTAAAATAGGTGTTAGTGCATTTTTAAACGCATGTTTTCCGATAACTAAATATTCTTTAATACCTTTAGAACGTGCAGTTTTAATGTAATCCTGCGAAATAACCTCTAGCATACTCGAGCGTGTAATACGAGCAAATGTCGCCATCGGTATAGTAGCTAAAGCTAATGCTGGTAAAATTAAATGCTTTATATATGTCCAAAGTCCATCATCTAAATTTCCCATCCCCGTAGCAGGTAGCCATCCGAGATTGACGCTAAAGAATAACACTAGCATGATCCCAAGCCAAAAGATTGGCATAGAGACACCCACTAAGGATATGAGCATTACCACATAATCTACCATTGTATTTTGCTTTCTTGCTGCTAAAATTCCTGCGGGAATCCCAATGACTACTGCAATCAGTAGCGCTGCTAGAGCTAATATCACTGTATTCGGAAATCTTTCTATAATGAGCCCAATGACAGATTCACTATAAGAATATGAATAACCCAGATTAAGCTGCGCTAGGTCCGCTACATAGGATATAAATTGTGATGGAATCGATTTATTTAACCCTAACTCTTCCCTTAAGTTTTCTACATCTTCCACACTTGCTTGAGGACCTAACATAACAGATGCTGGATCACCTGGAATCATTCTCGTAATAATAAATACGATGATTCCTACTACTAGCAGTGTCGGGATAAGGTTTATTAACCTTTTTAAAATAAATGAGCCCATTTTTCAAGACCTCCTTTTCATTATTAGAATCAGTGGTTCATATTGTGAATAACTAAATACTACACCCAGTGATAATTATTTGTAAATATATTTTTTTCTGAATCTTTATAATTTTTTATTTACTTTCTGTTTACAAATGTGCTACTTTTATTTCGAACCTACCATTTTTGAATCAACGGTTCATATTGTGAAACAAAATATAAGGAGGCTAGCATGTATGAAGAAAATAAACGTAAAAAAATCTGTACTACTACTGTTTTTAACTTTAATGATTGGGATTTTAGCAGCCTGTGGTGGTAACTCTGATAAGAAGAGTACATCAGAAGAAAAAGAAGGCGAAGCTACATCAGGTGGAACATTAAATATTGGTCTTTCAGCAAATTCCAAAACTTTTGATCCCATTAAATACACTGGGGTTTACGAATCACAGGTAATGCGTCAAATGGGTGACACTTTAGTTGTTTATAACAAGGATTTATCAGATATCATTCCTTCCTTAGCTACGGAATGGAAAGTATCAGATGATATGTTAGTTTATACATTCAAGTTACGTGAGGGAGTAAAGTTCCAAAAAGGGAAATATCAAGACGGTCGTGATATGACTGCAGAGGACGTAAAATATTCTTTAGAGCGATCTGCAAAAGAATCTGCAATGAATCGTCTAAGTGGTGTAACTGAGGTAAAAGTAATTTCTGATTATGAGGTTGAGATTCATTTAGCATCTCCAAATGCAGCATTACTTGCTATGTTAACAGATGCAGGTAATATCATTATTCCAAAAGAAGAGGTTGAGGGCTGGGGAGACAATTTCTCTGAGCATTTCATCGGAACAGGTCCATTCCAATTAACTGAATGGAAAAAAGACCAAGAAGTAAAGCTAGTACGCAATGAAGGTTATTGGGGTGAAAAGCCACATCTTGATAATTTAACAATGAAATTTATTTCTGATCAAAACATGATGACAAATGCATTACGTTCAGGTGATATCGATATCGCAATGGATGTAAAAGGTCAAAACCGTGAAATTATTAACCAAGACAGTAATTTTGAGCTTTTAACAAATCCTGGCTTATCGATTGTCTATCTCGACCTTAATAACAAGGTAGGCCCAACGGCAGATAAGCGAGTACGTGAAGCTATCTACAAGGCAACAAATGTAGAAGAAATTATCACTGGTGTTAACCAATGGGGTGGTGGCGACGTTTCTTATTTACCTCTACCTCCAGGTTCATGGGGCTATGATAAAGGTTTGATTGACTTAGTACCAAAGTACAATCCTGAGGAAGCTAAAAAATTATTAGCTGAAGCTGGATATCCAGATGGCTTTAAAACAGAAATTTTTGTATCTGAGGCACGTGTTCCTTACGCAACTATTTTCCAAAGCCAATTAAAGAAAAACTTAAACATTGATGTAGATATCAAGGTTCTTGAGTGGGGAACTTACAGTGATACAGTTGCTAAAGGGAAAGCATCTATGAATATTGGTGGCTGGACATGGTATCCAGATCCATACTTCTTCCTATACCAATTGTTCCACACAAATCAAATTGGCGCTTTAGGTAATGGGAAAGGCTATAGCAATCCAGAGGTTGATAAATTATTAGAACGTGCGGTATCAGAAACGGTTGTCCAAGAAGAACGTGCAAAATTATATCAAGAAGCTTTGAAACTAATTTTAGCTGATGTTCCTCGTATTGAATTAGAGGCTACACAAACGGTAGCTGGCGTGAATAAAAAGGTAAAAGGCTTTGAGGTTTCAGCAGATAACTCTGTGCAAATCGTACATCCTAATGGTACAAACGTTTCAATTTCAAAATAATTTAACATGAAAAGTGGAGATGATCAGTCTCCGCTTTTCTATTCATAAGAAAGGGAGCGCAGACGATGACTCGTTATACGAATGGTCTTGTTTTCAATTCTGAGACTCGTAGTTTTGAAAAAAAAAATATTGAAGTACATGGACAATATTTCACACAATTAAGTACTGCTGAAACGGAAATTGATCTTCTTGGTTATTACATTACACCAGGTTTTATCGATAGTTGCTCACAAATCGGATTAGCCGAAATTGGCATACGCTGGGAGGGCGATGATAGCTTTGAGTTTGAATCACATCTACAATATTCAGTTATTGATGGCATCTATCCCTTTGATGCAGCATTTAAAAATGCCCTTTCACATGGGATAACTGCCTCTCATATTGTCCCCTCTCCTAAAAGCTTGGTTGGTGCAAAAACAGCTATCATACACCATACACCTTCAACTGTTGATGAAATGGTGATTAAAAAAAATTTCGGCTATTCCTTCTCAATTGGTCAAAATGCCAAAAGTACATTTTTTGCTGCGCAGAAAAAACCACTTACACGCATGGGCATTGCCAAAATTATGAGAGAAACACTCCAACAAATTCAAGAACAAGAGCCTCTGATTCGCAAAATTTTAGTTCGAGCACATAAAGCTGTCGATATTGAATTGATTGCCCGCCTTCAACAAGAGTTCTCTTTTGAATTTCATATAATTCACGGTACTGAAATTCCACTGCTTGAGGGAGCATGTTTTAATACGGTGATCGCAGGTCCTACCTTCCGTTATATTGAGCATAATGAAATGATGGCACTTTCACCAAAGCTATATTCACAATTGGCTGCTCGTGAAATTCCATTTGTCTTTTGTACAGACCACCCCGTAAGCAGCGCAACTCATCTAGCATTAGAAGCATGTTTAGCAGTTCGAGAGAAATTGCCTCGTCAGGATGCTCTCTATGCATTAACGACAGGTGCAGCAACCTTACTTGGGATAGAGCATCTAACTGGTTCTATTAAAGTTGGACTACTAGCTGACTTTGTTGTTTGGAATAAGCACCCATTAGATTTAGATGCAAAAGTGGTTGC
This window harbors:
- a CDS encoding peptide ABC transporter substrate-binding protein — encoded protein: MKKINVKKSVLLLFLTLMIGILAACGGNSDKKSTSEEKEGEATSGGTLNIGLSANSKTFDPIKYTGVYESQVMRQMGDTLVVYNKDLSDIIPSLATEWKVSDDMLVYTFKLREGVKFQKGKYQDGRDMTAEDVKYSLERSAKESAMNRLSGVTEVKVISDYEVEIHLASPNAALLAMLTDAGNIIIPKEEVEGWGDNFSEHFIGTGPFQLTEWKKDQEVKLVRNEGYWGEKPHLDNLTMKFISDQNMMTNALRSGDIDIAMDVKGQNREIINQDSNFELLTNPGLSIVYLDLNNKVGPTADKRVREAIYKATNVEEIITGVNQWGGGDVSYLPLPPGSWGYDKGLIDLVPKYNPEEAKKLLAEAGYPDGFKTEIFVSEARVPYATIFQSQLKKNLNIDVDIKVLEWGTYSDTVAKGKASMNIGGWTWYPDPYFFLYQLFHTNQIGALGNGKGYSNPEVDKLLERAVSETVVQEERAKLYQEALKLILADVPRIELEATQTVAGVNKKVKGFEVSADNSVQIVHPNGTNVSISK
- a CDS encoding peptide ABC transporter permease: MAQAIVNDNKKQNTLLRKLLKNKLATIGLIIVALMTIVAIFAPLIATHPPNEMTVGKSFLPMNTDGHLLGTDNYGRDLFSRLVYGTRISMIVGVAAVLFGAVFGTLLGLVAGYFGGRLDSIIMRTMDGLFAFPFILLAITLMTVLGQGLVNVIVAIGIANIPGFARLVRGQVLSVKEEEFIEVTHSLGATHTRIIFSHILPNCLAPLIVYGTMSTAGAIISEAALSFLGLGIQPPTASWGSILKDGKDFLVLNPQMATFSGICILLTVLGINLLGDGLRDALDPKMKV
- a CDS encoding glutathione ABC transporter permease GsiC (with GsiABD is involved in the transport of glutathione into the cell), giving the protein MGSFILKRLINLIPTLLVVGIIVFIITRMIPGDPASVMLGPQASVEDVENLREELGLNKSIPSQFISYVADLAQLNLGYSYSYSESVIGLIIERFPNTVILALAALLIAVVIGIPAGILAARKQNTMVDYVVMLISLVGVSMPIFWLGIMLVLFFSVNLGWLPATGMGNLDDGLWTYIKHLILPALALATIPMATFARITRSSMLEVISQDYIKTARSKGIKEYLVIGKHAFKNALTPILTVLGMQISNLLGGAVLTETIFSWPGMGRLIVDAIDKRDFVVVQGTVIFIAFIFVLINLIVDVLYKVVNPKVNLESDGGKK
- a CDS encoding peptide ABC transporter ATP-binding protein, with the translated sequence MTERLLDVENLTVEFKSGGSTMKAVNGVNLQLNKKETLGIVGESGSGKSVTATALMRLIPSPPGKITNGKIHFNGRELLGISEKEMRNVRGNEMSMIFQDPITSLNPVLTVGNQIIEVIRAHESLSKKEANEKAVDMLKMVGIPEPEKRLKMYPHEFSGGMRQRVMIAIALACNPKLLIADEPTTALDVTVQAQILDLMKKLQQEHDTAIIMITHDLGVVWELCDKVNVMYAGRTVESTTTRQLYEQSLHPYTWGLLESQITMGTQEQNRLPAIPGSPPDLTMPHSGCHFSSRCPMATDICHSKAPELVEVRENHFVACHLQSKEQIVERKEGIFNAAE